The nucleotide sequence TTAAGGCATCGATCGCATTACTAAGAATATTCATGAACACCTGACTCAGTTGCCCTGAGTAACAGTTGATAGGAGGTAATTCTCCATAAGCGCGAATCACCTCAATGCCATATTTCAGGCGATTGTTCAAAATGAGGAGCGTATTTTCAATACAGTCATGTAAATTGGCTGGGCGGCGATTTGCCTCATCCACGTGGGAAAAGGTTTTCAACCCAACCACAATTTTTTGTAACCGTTCTGCGCCAACCTTCATGCTCTCAATCGCTTGTGGCAGGTCTTTTAGCAGAAACTCTAGCTCAATCTCATCCTTAAAGTTTTGGATAACATCAGAAGGGTTTTGCAACTCAGCATCCTGGAGTTCTAGTAACTTAATTAAATCATTGGTGTAAGCCAAAATGTAGCTAATATTGCCACAGATAAAGTTCACTGGGTTCAAAATCTCGTGTGCTACACCGGCTACCATCTGTCCCAAACTAGCCATCTTCTCAGTTTGAATGATTCGAGCTTGGGTTTGCTGGTTGAGCATATTTGTGGTCAGCTCATGGATGTTGGCATGGGCTACTAACAGGTTGTGTAAATCGAGCAGCCGATAATCGCCTGGGGCAAGTTGCACCACGATCGGCTCGTACAATACTTCAAGTGGACGCTGAAGGACATCATGGGCAGCTTTGACAATCAAACCGTCACCAGGATAAGTCTCAGTTACCAAATTGATAAAGCGCCGAAGAATCTCGACAGGTCGCCGCATGAACAATTCTCGCCCAAATTGACGACTAAGATACCTGAAGAACCGTCGTCGCGAAATCATCCCTACGAACTGCCCTTGATCCACCAAAATGACTCCTGGCAAAAATGGATTATTATCCAGCGCTTGAGCAATATCTCGTCCAGGACAATCTAGCTCGACTTGGAAGCTATGAAGCGGTAACTCCTGCAAGG is from Cyanobacteriota bacterium and encodes:
- a CDS encoding ATP-binding protein, which codes for MLATSLTETLSIPTLTLDSTLQELPLHSFQVELDCPGRDIAQALDNNPFLPGVILVDQGQFVGMISRRRFFRYLSRQFGRELFMRRPVEILRRFINLVTETYPGDGLIVKAAHDVLQRPLEVLYEPIVVQLAPGDYRLLDLHNLLVAHANIHELTTNMLNQQTQARIIQTEKMASLGQMVAGVAHEILNPVNFICGNISYILAYTNDLIKLLELQDAELQNPSDVIQNFKDEIELEFLLKDLPQAIESMKVGAERLQKIVVGLKTFSHVDEANRRPANLHDCIENTLLILNNRLKYGIEVIRAYGELPPINCYSGQLSQVFMNILSNAIDALMEKAEKTPKSERWKPRIKITTRLLAAGSDGLPANHQKYARWVSVCIADNASGIPPEIRDRVFETFFTTKPMGKGTGLGLAISYQIVTEKHGGKLLLRSRTEADAGYSLNDVLNTKATTSQDGDASQLSADFGTGTEFEILLPLV